In the genome of Kitasatospora cathayae, one region contains:
- a CDS encoding cytochrome P450, with translation MTAPEPPRASDCPVAHGTAHGTAHEAAHGAGFGGGLPTGVPLTPLYGQAVADDPHGLYARLRERYGPVAPVELEPGVEAWLVLGYGELLELTRNEALFSKDSRHWRVPAEGRLAPDSRLQPMTAWRPTLLNLDGAEHQRLRAAVSDTLAQIDHRQLRGTTEAAANGLIDSWGPDGTADLIGQYARALPLLVSTQLVGLPTGSGPRMIELISHFVDSGPESVRAAGEFQATLAELVRHRRTAPSADLTSWLLAHQAALTDEEAAHHLVVLMIAGNETCINWIGNTLRLLLTDRRFRATLAGGRLTVSDALEEVLWRDPPTQNFPGRWATADTVLGGQYISAGDMLVLGLAAANADPAAQGAASAAQGSLGGNRAHLAWGAGRHVCPAQHPARIIVETAIETLMHRLPDLQLAVPSGELTWRPSPWSRALVALPVLYSAFTPPRPPAPERPAWTPSTTPADPAPSPSGPSPSGSIPSDATSTERTPGSGQPARPSWWNSLAGWWSGR, from the coding sequence GTGACCGCACCCGAGCCCCCACGGGCGTCCGACTGCCCGGTCGCGCACGGAACAGCGCACGGAACGGCGCACGAAGCAGCGCACGGCGCCGGGTTCGGCGGAGGGCTGCCCACCGGCGTCCCGCTGACCCCGCTGTACGGGCAGGCCGTCGCCGACGACCCGCACGGCCTGTACGCCCGACTGCGCGAGCGCTACGGACCGGTCGCGCCGGTCGAGCTGGAGCCCGGGGTGGAGGCCTGGCTGGTCCTCGGCTACGGCGAACTGCTCGAACTCACCCGCAACGAGGCGCTGTTCTCCAAGGACTCCCGGCACTGGCGGGTCCCCGCCGAGGGCCGGCTGGCCCCCGACTCGCGGCTGCAGCCGATGACCGCCTGGCGGCCCACCCTGCTCAACCTGGACGGCGCCGAGCACCAGCGGCTGCGCGCCGCCGTCTCGGACACCCTGGCCCAGATCGACCACCGGCAGCTGCGCGGGACCACCGAGGCCGCCGCCAACGGACTGATCGACAGCTGGGGCCCGGACGGCACCGCCGACCTGATCGGCCAGTACGCCCGCGCGCTGCCGCTGCTGGTCTCCACCCAACTGGTCGGCCTGCCCACCGGCAGCGGGCCGCGAATGATCGAGCTGATCAGCCACTTCGTCGACAGCGGGCCCGAATCGGTGCGCGCCGCCGGGGAGTTCCAGGCGACCCTGGCCGAACTGGTCCGGCACCGCCGGACCGCCCCCAGCGCCGACCTCACCTCCTGGCTGCTCGCCCACCAGGCCGCGCTGACCGACGAGGAGGCGGCGCACCACCTGGTGGTGCTGATGATCGCGGGCAACGAGACCTGCATCAACTGGATCGGCAACACCCTGCGGCTGCTGCTCACCGACCGGCGCTTCCGGGCCACCCTGGCCGGCGGGCGGCTCACCGTCTCCGACGCACTGGAGGAGGTGCTCTGGCGCGACCCGCCGACCCAGAACTTCCCCGGACGCTGGGCCACCGCCGACACCGTGCTCGGCGGCCAGTACATCAGCGCCGGCGACATGCTGGTGCTCGGCCTGGCCGCGGCCAACGCCGACCCGGCCGCCCAGGGCGCCGCCTCGGCCGCGCAGGGCTCGCTCGGCGGCAACCGGGCCCACCTGGCCTGGGGCGCGGGCCGGCACGTCTGCCCGGCGCAGCACCCGGCCCGGATCATCGTCGAGACCGCGATCGAGACCCTGATGCACCGCCTTCCGGACCTCCAACTGGCCGTGCCGTCGGGTGAGTTGACCTGGCGGCCGTCCCCCTGGTCGCGGGCCCTGGTCGCCCTGCCGGTGCTGTACAGCGCCTTCACCCCGCCCCGCCCGCCAGCCCCCGAGAGGCCCGCATGGACACCGTCGACCACGCCCGCGGATCCCGCCCCGAGCCCGTCCGGCCCGAGCCCGTCCGGCTCGATCCCTTCGGACGCGACCAGCACGGAGAGAACGCCCGGCTCCGGGCAGCCGGCCCGGCCGTCCTGGTGGAACTCCCTGGCGGGGTGGTGGTCTGGGCGATAA
- a CDS encoding cytochrome P450 family protein: MELPGGVVVWAITHHDALQELLADPRVGKDPALWTTFREGRLPHGWPLLNFVAVPGMITADGEDHKRLRGLVSQAFTPRRTAALAPAVEARTAALLDRMAELEGAFDLREHFAYPLPMQVIGELLGLAEEQQDRLHALSDVLVSSSATPEAALAAQRDLNALLASVVAAKRAEPGDDLTTDLIAAREAGHRLDQQRLSEAELVGTLLLMLVAGHQTTLNLITNAVRALLAHPDQLRLVLDGAQPWSAVVEETLRYDSPVGQFPLRYAIEDIAVGEVVIRRGEAMLASYAAAGRDDGHYPDADRFDLTRQPARHLSLGHGPHFCLGSGLARLEAEAALRQLFTRFPGLALAEGERPEPIGSFVSNSVRTLRVTV; this comes from the coding sequence GTGGAACTCCCTGGCGGGGTGGTGGTCTGGGCGATAACCCACCACGACGCCCTGCAGGAGCTGCTGGCCGACCCCCGGGTCGGCAAGGACCCCGCGCTGTGGACCACCTTCCGGGAGGGCCGGCTGCCGCACGGCTGGCCGCTGCTCAACTTCGTCGCCGTACCCGGCATGATCACCGCGGACGGCGAGGACCACAAGCGGCTGCGCGGGCTGGTCAGCCAGGCCTTCACCCCGCGCCGGACGGCCGCGCTGGCACCCGCGGTCGAGGCCCGGACGGCCGCCCTGCTGGACCGGATGGCGGAGCTGGAGGGCGCGTTCGACCTGCGCGAGCACTTCGCCTACCCGCTGCCGATGCAGGTGATCGGCGAACTGCTCGGCCTCGCCGAGGAGCAGCAGGACCGGCTGCACGCGCTGTCCGACGTCCTGGTCTCCAGCTCCGCCACCCCGGAGGCGGCCCTCGCCGCCCAGCGGGACCTCAACGCGCTGCTGGCCTCCGTGGTGGCGGCCAAGCGGGCCGAGCCCGGCGACGACCTGACCACCGACCTGATCGCCGCCCGCGAGGCCGGCCACCGCCTCGACCAGCAGCGACTCAGCGAGGCCGAACTCGTCGGCACCCTGCTGCTGATGCTGGTCGCCGGGCACCAGACCACGCTCAACCTGATCACCAACGCGGTACGGGCCCTGCTCGCCCACCCGGACCAGCTGCGGCTGGTGCTGGACGGCGCGCAGCCGTGGTCGGCGGTGGTGGAGGAGACGCTGCGCTACGACTCGCCGGTCGGCCAGTTCCCGTTGCGCTACGCGATCGAGGACATCGCGGTCGGCGAGGTGGTGATCCGGCGCGGCGAGGCGATGCTCGCCTCGTACGCGGCGGCCGGACGGGACGACGGGCACTACCCGGACGCCGACCGCTTCGACCTCACCCGGCAGCCCGCCCGGCACCTGTCGCTCGGCCACGGACCGCACTTCTGCCTCGGCTCGGGGCTGGCCCGGCTGGAGGCGGAAGCGGCGCTGCGGCAGCTGTTCACCCGGTTCCCGGGACTGGCCCTGGCGGAGGGCGAACGGCCGGAGCCGATCGGCTCGTTCGTGAGCAACAGCGTGCGGACCCTGCGGGTGACGGTCTGA
- a CDS encoding isocitrate lyase/PEP mutase family protein, which yields MTTQREKARLLRELHRPGEPVVLANVWDAASARLVAGAGARAVATASAAVSWSLGSPDGGGADREQVLARTAEVVRSVELPVTADLESGYADTPAGVGETVTALLATGAVGVNLEDAEYAPQEAAERIAAARAAADAAGVPLFVNGRTDVFLHGLGEPEGRLDEAVRRLRAYVEAGADGVFVPGVADPETIAALVAAVPAPLNVLAAPGSPSVAELAKLGVARISLGPGLAKVAYAAVRRAAEEVYASGTYTSLDGGLTYPELNGLFTG from the coding sequence ATGACCACCCAGCGGGAGAAGGCCCGGCTGCTCAGGGAGCTGCACCGCCCGGGCGAGCCGGTCGTGCTGGCCAACGTGTGGGACGCGGCGAGCGCCCGGCTGGTCGCCGGCGCCGGGGCGCGGGCGGTGGCGACGGCCAGCGCCGCCGTCTCCTGGTCGCTGGGCAGCCCGGACGGCGGCGGCGCCGACCGCGAGCAGGTGCTGGCCCGTACCGCCGAGGTGGTCCGCTCGGTCGAGCTGCCGGTCACCGCGGACCTGGAGAGCGGCTACGCGGACACTCCGGCCGGGGTCGGCGAGACCGTCACCGCGCTGCTCGCCACCGGCGCGGTCGGGGTGAACCTGGAGGACGCGGAGTACGCCCCGCAGGAGGCCGCCGAGCGGATCGCGGCCGCCCGGGCGGCGGCCGACGCGGCGGGCGTGCCGCTGTTCGTCAACGGCCGCACCGACGTCTTCCTGCACGGCCTGGGCGAGCCCGAGGGCCGGCTGGACGAGGCGGTCCGCCGGCTGCGGGCGTACGTCGAGGCGGGTGCGGACGGCGTGTTCGTCCCCGGCGTCGCCGATCCGGAGACCATCGCCGCCCTGGTCGCGGCCGTCCCGGCCCCGCTGAACGTGCTGGCCGCCCCCGGCTCCCCGTCGGTCGCCGAGCTGGCGAAGCTCGGCGTGGCCCGGATCAGCCTGGGCCCGGGCCTGGCCAAGGTGGCCTACGCGGCGGTCCGCCGCGCGGCCGAGGAGGTGTACGCGAGCGGCACGTACACCTCCCTGGACGGCGGGCTGACCTACCCGGAGCTCAACGGCCTCTTCACCGGCTGA
- a CDS encoding carboxymuconolactone decarboxylase family protein, translating into MTTNSSSNSSPNDPVPAPEQRLRMPELAPDFYQAMIAVDRASRQGVDPVLAELVKVHASMINGCAFCIDMHATDARKNGEQDHRLLSLPAWRETPWFTARERAALALTESVTLLTQGHVPDAVYDEAAAHFEPAELARLIALIATINAWNRIGVSTRMSPAAK; encoded by the coding sequence GTGACGACGAACAGCTCCTCGAACAGCTCCCCGAACGACCCCGTGCCCGCCCCCGAGCAGCGCCTCCGGATGCCGGAACTCGCCCCCGACTTCTACCAGGCCATGATCGCCGTGGACCGGGCCTCCCGGCAGGGCGTGGACCCGGTCCTCGCCGAGCTGGTCAAGGTGCACGCCTCGATGATCAACGGCTGCGCCTTCTGCATCGACATGCACGCCACCGACGCCCGCAAGAACGGCGAGCAGGACCACCGCCTGCTCTCCCTCCCGGCCTGGCGCGAGACCCCCTGGTTCACCGCCCGCGAGCGCGCCGCCCTCGCCCTCACCGAGTCGGTCACCCTGCTGACCCAGGGCCACGTGCCGGATGCCGTCTACGACGAGGCCGCCGCCCACTTCGAGCCGGCCGAGCTGGCCCGGCTGATCGCGCTGATCGCCACCATCAACGCCTGGAACCGGATCGGCGTGTCCACCCGCATGAGCCCGGCCGCGAAGTGA
- a CDS encoding NRDE family protein, whose translation MCTAFVSIEPEAAVPVLLLSVRDEYLGRAWLPPDHHWPRRPGLLGGLDLTAGGTWLAVDPARRTAACLLNGFGPLAPADTRLSRGELPLTAVREGGIGHLDLDRYDPFHLVQVRPDGARVTSWGGGLLTEHDLPTGLSVVLNDGLEGRAANRTASERVRGLMAARADHFRARFAAAPRPEPTAGEPTERAWGGWLPIVTGDGLAPDEDAALIQRRDFGDGRIWGASSISLLALGPELLRYDFATAPVPADGSGWRRVAV comes from the coding sequence GTGTGCACGGCGTTCGTCAGCATCGAACCGGAAGCGGCGGTACCGGTGCTGCTGCTGTCCGTCCGGGACGAGTACCTCGGGCGCGCCTGGCTGCCGCCGGACCACCACTGGCCGCGGCGGCCCGGACTGCTCGGCGGACTGGACCTCACCGCCGGCGGCACCTGGCTGGCCGTCGACCCGGCCCGGCGCACCGCCGCCTGCCTGCTCAACGGCTTCGGCCCGCTCGCCCCCGCCGACACCCGGCTCAGCCGCGGCGAACTGCCGCTCACCGCCGTCCGCGAGGGCGGGATCGGACACCTCGACCTGGACCGCTACGACCCCTTCCACCTCGTCCAGGTCCGCCCCGACGGCGCCCGCGTCACCAGCTGGGGCGGCGGGCTGCTGACCGAGCACGACCTGCCCACCGGGCTCAGCGTGGTGCTCAACGACGGACTGGAGGGGAGGGCCGCCAACCGCACCGCCTCCGAGCGGGTCCGGGGGCTGATGGCCGCACGCGCCGACCACTTCCGGGCCCGCTTCGCCGCCGCACCCCGCCCGGAACCCACCGCCGGGGAGCCGACCGAGCGGGCCTGGGGCGGCTGGCTGCCGATCGTCACCGGCGACGGGCTGGCGCCGGACGAGGACGCCGCGCTGATCCAGCGCCGGGACTTCGGCGACGGGCGGATCTGGGGGGCCTCCTCGATCTCCCTGCTGGCGCTCGGACCGGAGCTGCTGCGCTACGACTTCGCGACCGCGCCGGTGCCGGCCGACGGGTCGGGATGGCGACGGGTGGCGGTCTGA
- a CDS encoding undecaprenyl-diphosphate phosphatase, producing the protein MSTLTYPEAIGVGLLQGVTELFPVSSLGHSILLPAVIGGKIQQDLDMTADGSSYLAALVALHLATALALVVFFWRDWVRVVSGLFSSIRHRRVRTRDEKLAWLLIISTIPVGVAGLVLEKALRHALGKPVPAAVFLALNGLVLLGAERLKRGGTGRRRAGHAAPVDEPDLDPAVASDVRLTRLGYGQGAWIGAAQILALFPGISRSGVTMSAGILRGLHHEDAARFSFLLATPVILAASALKVPELFKPENSGVLGPVAAGSVAAFVAGYVSVRFLTKYFETRSLTPFAVYCFLAGVGSAVYLAL; encoded by the coding sequence ATGTCCACCCTGACCTACCCGGAAGCGATAGGCGTCGGCCTGCTGCAGGGTGTGACGGAACTCTTCCCGGTCTCCAGCCTGGGCCACAGCATCCTGCTCCCGGCCGTGATCGGCGGGAAGATCCAGCAGGACCTCGACATGACCGCCGACGGCTCCTCCTACCTCGCCGCGCTGGTCGCCCTGCACCTGGCCACCGCGCTCGCCCTGGTGGTGTTCTTCTGGCGGGACTGGGTCCGGGTGGTCAGCGGCCTGTTCAGCTCGATCCGGCACCGCCGGGTGCGGACCCGGGACGAGAAGCTCGCCTGGCTGCTCATCATCTCCACCATCCCGGTCGGTGTGGCCGGCCTCGTCCTGGAGAAGGCGCTGCGGCACGCGCTCGGCAAGCCCGTCCCCGCCGCCGTCTTCCTCGCCCTCAACGGGCTGGTGCTGCTCGGCGCCGAACGGCTCAAGCGCGGCGGCACCGGCCGCCGCCGGGCCGGACACGCCGCCCCCGTCGACGAACCGGACCTGGACCCGGCGGTCGCCTCCGACGTCCGGCTGACCAGGCTCGGCTACGGCCAGGGCGCCTGGATCGGCGCCGCCCAGATCCTCGCGCTGTTCCCGGGCATCAGCCGCTCCGGCGTCACCATGAGCGCCGGCATCCTGCGCGGACTCCACCACGAGGACGCCGCCCGGTTCTCCTTCCTGCTCGCCACCCCGGTCATCCTGGCCGCCTCGGCGCTGAAGGTGCCCGAGCTGTTCAAGCCGGAGAACTCCGGCGTCCTCGGCCCGGTCGCGGCCGGCAGCGTCGCGGCCTTCGTGGCCGGCTACGTCTCGGTGCGCTTCCTCACCAAGTACTTCGAGACCCGCAGCCTGACCCCCTTCGCGGTCTACTGCTTCCTGGCCGGCGTCGGCAGCGCGGTGTACCTGGCGCTCTGA
- the sigJ gene encoding RNA polymerase sigma factor SigJ — protein MDGEISRPDFLAAQFEAERPQLRSVAYRMLGSVAEAEDAVQEAWLKLSRSDVSEVKNLGAWLTTVVGRVCLDQLRSRASRREDPLPEQEGQVRLPDPVVSGLATLDPVQEILVADSVGIALMVILETLSPAERVAFVLHDMFDVPFDGIAEVLGRTSASTRQLASRARRRVQGATPPADSDDNRKRAVVEAFLTASRGGDFDALLALLDPEVLARSDGGTLVPSVLRRGAADVAAQAVTFARFAAEARLVLVNGSPGVVSFADGRALSVMSFTIHDGRITGLDVLTDPTRLAALGLTA, from the coding sequence ATGGACGGGGAAATTTCCCGGCCTGATTTCCTGGCCGCGCAGTTCGAGGCGGAGCGCCCCCAACTGCGGTCCGTGGCCTACCGGATGCTGGGTTCGGTGGCCGAGGCCGAGGACGCCGTCCAGGAGGCGTGGCTGAAGCTGAGCCGCAGTGACGTCAGCGAGGTGAAGAACCTCGGCGCGTGGCTGACCACGGTGGTCGGCCGGGTCTGCCTGGACCAGCTGCGCTCCCGGGCCTCCCGCCGGGAGGATCCGTTGCCCGAGCAGGAGGGGCAGGTGCGGCTGCCGGATCCGGTGGTGAGCGGGCTGGCGACGCTGGACCCGGTGCAGGAGATCCTGGTCGCGGACTCGGTGGGGATCGCGCTGATGGTGATCCTGGAGACGCTCTCCCCGGCGGAGCGGGTGGCCTTCGTGCTGCACGACATGTTCGACGTCCCCTTCGACGGGATCGCCGAGGTGCTCGGCCGCACCTCCGCCTCGACCCGTCAGCTGGCCTCCCGCGCCCGCCGCCGGGTGCAGGGCGCCACCCCGCCCGCCGACTCCGACGACAACCGCAAGCGCGCGGTGGTGGAGGCCTTCCTGACCGCCTCCCGGGGCGGCGATTTCGATGCTCTGTTGGCCTTGCTGGACCCGGAGGTGTTGGCCCGCTCCGACGGCGGCACGCTGGTGCCGAGCGTGCTGCGCCGGGGCGCGGCGGACGTCGCCGCGCAGGCCGTCACCTTCGCCCGCTTCGCCGCCGAGGCGCGGCTGGTGCTGGTCAACGGCTCGCCCGGGGTGGTCTCCTTCGCCGACGGCCGCGCGCTGTCGGTCATGTCGTTCACCATCCACGACGGCCGGATCACCGGTCTGGACGTCCTCACCGACCCGACCCGGCTGGCCGCCCTCGGCCTCACCGCGTAG
- a CDS encoding carboxymuconolactone decarboxylase family protein, with protein sequence MKNPALVLPDAMKGIQNIYKAMYQGGVSPQILELVHLRASQINGCSACVFAGVEGAKKHGETDERLHAVAAWREAPFFTDEERAALDLTEAATRIADRSGKAVPDEIWDAAADHFNKEQLSAIILMIGLTNFFNRINTTIEEPAGASW encoded by the coding sequence ATGAAGAACCCCGCCCTGGTCCTGCCGGACGCGATGAAGGGCATCCAGAACATCTACAAGGCCATGTACCAGGGCGGCGTCTCGCCGCAGATCCTGGAGCTCGTCCACCTGCGCGCCAGCCAGATCAACGGCTGCAGCGCCTGCGTGTTCGCCGGCGTCGAGGGCGCGAAGAAGCACGGCGAGACCGACGAGCGGCTGCACGCCGTCGCCGCCTGGCGCGAGGCCCCCTTCTTCACCGACGAGGAGCGCGCCGCGCTCGACCTCACCGAGGCCGCCACCAGGATCGCCGACCGCTCCGGCAAGGCCGTCCCGGACGAGATCTGGGACGCGGCCGCCGACCACTTCAACAAGGAGCAGCTCTCCGCGATCATCCTGATGATCGGCCTGACCAACTTCTTCAACCGGATCAACACCACCATCGAGGAGCCCGCCGGCGCCAGCTGGTGA
- the pdxR gene encoding MocR-like pyridoxine biosynthesis transcription factor PdxR — MNGSWTSFGGDLHLDLSERRAAGTGLRAALEDALREAVQDGRLGPGTRLPSSRALGEDLGIARNTVVEAYGQLTAEGWLSSRQGSGTTVARRAAPSPAVRPVRPRARRPAVRHDLSTGRPDLSLFPRTAWLAAARRALATAPHEALGYGSALGRIELREALTHYLARVRGVRTDPDHLLICSGVQQGLGLLCAALRERGARSLAVEAYGLPPQHAVVRAAGLSTVPLPLDGEGALVDRLDARCGAALLTPAHQYPTGAPLSADRRAAAVRWAREQDRYLIEDDYDGEFRYDRQPLGAMQALDPERVVYAGTAAKSLAPGLRLAWLALPDALVEPVARLKALADTMSPVLDQLTLAELITSGTYDRHVRRCRLHYRRRRDRLVAALAEHAPHVRVTGIAAGLHAVLQLPPGSTPEAELVARAEAAGLALSGLGWHRVAPEAEGVEEAEGAEGAEGAAPALVIGYATPPEHAFPAALEALCEVLRTG, encoded by the coding sequence GTGAACGGCTCCTGGACCTCCTTCGGCGGCGACCTGCACCTGGACCTCAGCGAGCGGCGCGCCGCCGGCACCGGGCTGCGGGCCGCCCTGGAGGACGCCCTGCGGGAGGCCGTCCAGGACGGGCGGCTCGGGCCCGGCACCCGGCTGCCCTCCTCACGGGCACTCGGCGAGGACCTCGGCATCGCCCGCAACACGGTGGTCGAGGCGTACGGCCAACTCACCGCCGAGGGCTGGCTCAGCTCCCGGCAGGGCTCCGGCACCACCGTCGCCCGGCGGGCCGCGCCCTCGCCCGCCGTACGGCCCGTACGGCCGCGGGCGCGGCGGCCGGCCGTCCGGCACGACCTGTCGACCGGGCGCCCCGACCTCTCGCTCTTCCCCCGCACCGCCTGGCTCGCCGCCGCCCGCCGCGCCCTCGCCACCGCGCCGCACGAAGCCCTCGGCTACGGCAGCGCACTCGGCCGGATCGAACTGCGGGAGGCCCTCACCCACTACCTGGCCCGGGTCCGCGGCGTGCGCACCGACCCGGACCACCTGCTCATCTGCAGCGGCGTACAGCAGGGCCTCGGGCTGCTCTGCGCGGCCCTGCGGGAGCGCGGGGCCCGGTCGCTGGCCGTCGAGGCGTACGGGCTGCCGCCGCAGCACGCCGTAGTGCGGGCCGCCGGACTGTCCACCGTCCCGCTGCCGCTGGACGGCGAGGGCGCGCTGGTCGACCGGCTCGACGCCCGCTGCGGGGCCGCCCTGCTCACTCCCGCCCACCAGTACCCCACCGGCGCCCCGCTGTCCGCCGACCGGCGGGCGGCCGCCGTGCGGTGGGCGCGCGAACAGGACCGGTACCTCATCGAGGACGACTACGACGGCGAGTTCCGCTACGACCGGCAGCCGCTCGGCGCCATGCAGGCGCTCGACCCGGAACGGGTGGTGTACGCCGGCACGGCCGCCAAGAGCCTCGCTCCGGGCCTGCGGCTGGCCTGGCTGGCCCTGCCCGACGCGCTGGTCGAACCGGTCGCCCGGCTGAAGGCGCTGGCCGACACGATGTCCCCGGTGCTCGACCAGCTGACGCTGGCCGAACTGATCACCTCGGGGACGTACGACCGGCACGTGCGGCGCTGCCGGCTGCACTACCGGCGCCGCCGCGACCGGCTGGTCGCCGCCCTCGCCGAACACGCCCCGCACGTCCGGGTCACCGGCATCGCGGCCGGCCTCCACGCCGTCCTCCAACTCCCGCCCGGCTCGACGCCGGAGGCCGAACTCGTCGCCCGCGCCGAAGCCGCCGGCCTCGCCCTCAGCGGTCTCGGCTGGCACCGCGTCGCCCCGGAGGCGGAGGGGGTCGAGGAGGCGGAGGGGGCGGAGGGGGCGGAGGGTGCCGCGCCGGCGCTGGTGATCGGCTACGCGACCCCGCCGGAGCACGCCTTCCCGGCGGCCCTGGAGGCCCTGTGCGAGGTGCTCCGCACGGGGTGA
- a CDS encoding DUF6126 family protein — protein sequence MADPTTTATPAAAATAPVGAADTSAGPKTMDAGKWANKRVYLRLVIYTAGIHAFAGFIMLLFELGNRNK from the coding sequence ATGGCCGATCCCACCACCACCGCCACCCCGGCCGCTGCCGCGACCGCCCCGGTCGGCGCCGCCGACACCTCCGCCGGCCCGAAGACCATGGACGCCGGCAAGTGGGCCAACAAGCGGGTCTACCTCCGCCTGGTCATCTACACCGCCGGCATCCACGCCTTCGCCGGCTTCATCATGCTGCTGTTCGAACTGGGCAACCGCAACAAGTAG
- a CDS encoding helix-turn-helix domain-containing protein: protein MTTSSTGTPDAGDQLDDQEVAGLAARLREHRLSSRLTLEVAAGRVGLSPAYLSRLETGRRQPSLPVLLGLARAYGTSVSGLLGEAMVEPDPIVRGGAIEPGRAGGWGYRRAGAPGRAMQALRVHVPPGVQDAVVRVHPGEEWLYVLRGELRVTLGDRVHHLAPGDSAHYDSLTPHCIAAESDAGVELLFVHTLLQSPGGELCLGGGPAATH, encoded by the coding sequence ATGACCACCAGCTCCACCGGCACCCCCGACGCCGGCGACCAGCTCGACGACCAGGAGGTCGCCGGCCTCGCCGCCCGTCTCCGCGAGCACCGGCTCAGCAGCCGGCTCACCCTGGAGGTCGCGGCGGGCCGAGTCGGCCTGTCCCCAGCCTACTTGTCCCGACTGGAGACCGGCCGTCGCCAGCCCTCGCTGCCCGTCCTGCTCGGCCTCGCCCGCGCCTACGGCACCTCGGTGTCCGGCCTGCTCGGCGAGGCCATGGTCGAGCCGGACCCGATCGTCCGCGGCGGCGCCATCGAACCCGGCCGGGCCGGCGGCTGGGGCTACCGCCGGGCCGGCGCCCCCGGCCGCGCCATGCAGGCCCTGCGGGTGCACGTGCCGCCGGGCGTGCAGGACGCGGTGGTCCGGGTCCATCCCGGCGAGGAGTGGCTGTACGTCCTGCGCGGAGAGTTGCGGGTGACCCTCGGCGACCGCGTCCACCACCTCGCCCCCGGTGACTCCGCCCACTACGACTCGCTCACCCCGCACTGCATCGCCGCCGAATCCGACGCCGGCGTCGAACTGCTCTTCGTCCACACCCTGTTGCAGAGCCCCGGCGGCGAACTCTGCCTCGGCGGCGGCCCCGCCGCCACCCACTGA